The proteins below come from a single Rosa rugosa chromosome 2, drRosRugo1.1, whole genome shotgun sequence genomic window:
- the LOC133729012 gene encoding uncharacterized protein LOC133729012 isoform X1 — MLEAHFLSSGFVVMLFHYDGNVEEWMQFQWNDLVIYVSAVNQTKWWFAKRFLHRDIVDQYSRILLRDEDLGVDNFNPQRYVSIVRKEGLEISQPALDFFKTEVNYMEKLSKDEGIQKKLSKDILQYKAHIIKIFVEHRHNWISADLEF; from the exons ATGCTCGAAGCACAT TTTTTGTCAAGTGGTTTTGTTGTGATGCTTTTTCATTATGATGGTAACGTTGAGGAGTGGATGCAATTTCAATGGAATGATCTTGTCATTTATGTGTCTGCAgtcaatcaaacaaaatg GTGGTTCGCAAAGCGTTTCTTACATCGTGATATAGTTGATCAATATAGTCGCATTCTTCTACGGGATGAGGACCTTGGAGTTGACAATTTCAATCCTCAACG GTATGTGTCCATTGTTCGAAAGGAAGGGCTTGAAATATCACAACCGGcacttgattttttcaagacaGAGGTGAACTACATGGAGAAACTTTCAAAAGATGAGGGGATTCAGAAGAAACTCAGCAAGGATATTTTGCAATATAAAGCTCATATAATCAAGATATTTGTGGAACATAGGCACAATTGGATCTCTGCAGATTTAGAGTTTTAG
- the LOC133729224 gene encoding pentatricopeptide repeat-containing protein At1g08070, chloroplastic-like gives MLLKSLHFPATKTRRAFSTLPSLLNLCTQPKTLHQLHARYILHGLHQDPHLSSQLIHRYADLGLPSLSRQVLNSIADPTPLHYTPILRTLSSSGEFESTLLVYDEMVMKGMYPDGDTYPSVLRSCSRFSDARIGARVHGHVVKLGFDSCHLLGYALVDMYRNYGDFENEGKVFDEMPVRRFDSVTVVNWLRLSVDLNSLKAGRAVHCVAVVTNLCGDLSVNTALLSMYAKLGELDSAELVFDEMPERDCVVWNIMISAYSRNGKPKESLELLRFMGRSGVGADLFTAIPAISSIARLRATELGRQMHAHVIRNGSDYQVSVHNSLIDMYCECNRLSYARKIFDLVTDKTVVSWSAMIKGYVTHDQSLEALTLFSEMKCDGVGVDFITVINILPACVSLGALENVKYFHGYSMKLSLNSLSSVNTAFLVSYAKCGCIEMARKLFDEENINEKDVITWNSMIGAYAKHGDWYGSFELYNQMKELSIKPDQVTFLGLLTACVNAGLVQEGKKCFKEMIDIYGYKPSQEHYACMADLLGRAGQVNEASELIKSMPFKPDARVWGPLLSACKLHSDTGVADFAAEKLITIEPNNAGNLILLANIKAATGKWDEVAKIRRSLRDMGLKKTPGCSWVEINGRRHEFRVADRSHPRSEGIYAMLRNLELESKEANIQIYV, from the coding sequence ATGCTTCTCAAATCCCTACACTTTCCCGCCACCAAAACCAGACGAGCCTTCAGCACACTCCCATCTCTCTTAAACCTCTGCACACAACCCAAAACCCTCCACCAACTCCACGCAAGGTACATCCTTCACGGCCTCCACCAAGACCCACATCTCTCCTCCCAACTCATCCACCGCTATGCCGACCTCGGCCTCCCCTCTCTCTCCCGCCAAGTCCTCAACTCCATCGCCGACCCGACTCCGCTCCATTACACCCCAATCTTGAGAACCTTGTCAAGTTCAGGTGAATTCGAGAGCACCCTTTTGGTTTACGATGAAATGGTGATGAAGGGTATGTACCCAGATGGGGATACATACCCTTCTGTGCTGAGGTCGTGTTCTCGCTTTTCGGATGCGCGAATTGGAGCAAGGGTTCATGGGCATGTGGTGAAACTGGGTTTTGATTCGTGTCATCTATTGGGTTATGCTTTGGTTGATATGTATAGAAACTATGGTGATTTTGAAAATGAAGGtaaggtgtttgatgaaatgcctgTGCGTAGATTTGATTCGGTTACTGTGGTTAACTGGTTGAGGTTGAGTGTGGATTTGAACTCGTTGAAGGCGGGAAGGGCTGTGCATTGTGTGGCTGTTGTGACCAATTTGTGTGGGGATTTGTCTGTGAATACTGCATTGTTGTCTATGTATGCCAAGTTGGGTGAGTTGGACAGTGCGGAGttggtgtttgatgaaatgcctgAGAGGGATTGTGTTGTTTGGAATATAATGATATCGGCGTATTCGCGAAATGGGAAACCTAAGGAATCACTGGAGCTGTTGAGGTTCATGGGAAGATCAGGGGTTGGAGCTGATTTGTTTACGGCAATTCCTGCAATTTCTTCGATTGCAAGGTTAAGAGCTACCGAGTTGGGGAGACAAATGCATGCTCATGTGATAAGAAATGGTTCGGATTATCAAGTGTCGGTTCATAATTCTCTTATTGACATGTACTGTGAATGCAATCGTCTCAGTTATGCAAGAAAGATTTTTGACCTGGTGACAGACAAGACTGTGGTTTCGTGGAGTGCTATGATTAAAGGATATGTGACTCATGATCAGTCTCTTGAGGCTCTTACTCTCTTTTCGGAGATGAAATGTGATGGAGTCGGAGTTGATTTTATTACAGTCATCAACATTTTGCCTGCTTGTGTGAGTCTAGGAGCACTGGAGAATGTAAAATACTTTCATGGCTACTCGATGAAACTTAGCCTTAACTCGCTTTCATCTGTTAATACAGCATTTCTAGTCAGCTATGCAAAATGTGGATGCATAGAGATGGCCCGGAAGCTTTTTGATGAAGAGAACATCAATGAAAAAGATGTAATCACATGGAATTCTATGATTGGTGCATATGCGAAACATGGGGACTGGTATGGATCTTTCGAACTGTACAACCAAATGAAGGAATTGAGTATCAAACCAGATCAAGTAACCTTTCTAGGACTACTGACGGCCTGTGTAAATGCTGGTCTTGTTCAAGAAGGGAAGAAGTGTTTCAAGGAGATGATTGATATATATGGTTACAAACCAAGCCAGGAACACTATGCTTGTATGGCGGATCTACTAGGGCGTGCCGGGCAAGTCAATGAAGCAAGTGAACTCATAAAATCTATGCCTTTCAAACCCGATGCTCGGGTTTGGGGCCCTTTGTTAAGTGCTTGTAAGCTGCATTCAGACACAGGAGTTGCAGATTTTGCTGCTGAGAAGCTTATAACTATTGAACCAAATAATGCTGGAAATCTTATATTGCTTGCCAATATAAAGGCTGCAACTGGGAAGTGGGATGAAGTTGCTAAGATCAGGAGATCACTTAGGGATATGGGACTGAAGAAAACCCCAGGCTGTAGCTGGGTAGAGATAAATGGACGTCGACATGAGTTCCGAGTAGCGGATCGATCTCATCCAAGATCAGAAGGAATATATGCCATGTTAAGAAACCTGGAGTTGGAAAGCAAGGAAGCAAATATACAGATATATGTATAG
- the LOC133732929 gene encoding putative ALA-interacting subunit 2, whose protein sequence is MEVDGGRILKVSSGAQSIPRHSRKHKAFYQFTQQSLPACKPVLTPAWVITTFLLMGVIFIPIGLITLHASENVVEIVDRYDTECVPEAFRSNKVAYIKDNSIPKNCSRYLKVYKHMKAPINIYYQLDNYFQNHRRYVKSKNDRQLLHGLGYNDTGSCKPEESNNGLPIVPCGLIAWSLFNDTYTLIRGRSELKVNRKNIAWKSDRDHKFGKSVYPFNFQNGTLMGGGKLHPRIPLSDQEDLIVWMRTAALPSFRKLYGRIEEDLNADDVVVVNVTNNYNTYSFGGKKKLILSTTGWLGGKNNFLGLACTSVGSSSIFISIVFLLLHMKNPRIL, encoded by the exons ATGGAAGTGGATGGAGGAAGAATCTTAAAAGTATCTAGTGGTGCTCAATCTATACCACGACATTCCAGAAAACATAAAG CTTTCTATCAATTTACTCAGCAGAGTCTCCCTGCTTGTAAACCTGTCCTCACACCAGCATGG GTGATTACTACATTTTTATTGATGGGTGTCATTTTCATACCTATTGGGCTTATTACTCTTCATGCCTCTGAGAAT GTTGTTGAAATAGTGGACCGATATGATACTGAATGTGTCCCAGAAGCATTCAGAAGCAATAAGGTGGCATATATCAAAGATAACTCGATTCCCAAAAACTGTTCTCGGTACTTGAAG GTCTACAAGCATATGAAAGCTCCAATAAATATCTACTATCAGCTTGATAACTACTTTCAGAACCACAGACG GTATGTCAAAAGTAAAAATGATCGACAGCTTTTACATGGATTGGGGTACAATGACACAGGCTCCTGTAAACCTGAGGAGTCCAACAATGGTCTTCCAATTGTTCCTTGTGGTTTAATAGCATGGAGTTTGTTTAATGATACATATACTCTTATTCGTGGAAGATCAGAGTTAAAGGTCAACAGGAAGAACATAGCATGGAAGAGTGACCGTGATCACAAGTTTGGGAAGAGTGTATATCCCTTCAATTTTCAGAACGGCACCTTGATGGGTGGTGGAAAGCTACACCCAAGAATCCCT CTAAGTGATCAAGAAGATCTTATTGTATGGATGCGGACAGCTGCACTCCCCAGTTTCCGTAAGTTGTATGGTAGAATTGAAGAGGATTTGAATGCAGATGATGTTGTGGTAGTCAATGTAACGAACAACTACAATACTTATAGTTTTGGAGGGAAAAAGAAGCTTATTCTTTCAACAACAGGCTGGTTAGGAGGAAAGAACAACTTCCTTGGGCTTGCCTGCACTTCTGTTGGTTCAAGTTCCATATTCATCTCTATTGTCTTCTTGCTGCTCCACATGAAAAATCCCAG GATTCTATAA
- the LOC133729225 gene encoding uncharacterized protein LOC133729225 yields MSLIAGSYEKFLWGFKLKPQNTDPNSKTLTLIPLFSYPSHLSAITSVATAGPAAASGGSDDTIQLYDLSHATSVGSLNDHAATVTSLSFFAPPNLPVPLNLVSGDADGTFCIYEADPFVLLKSLKPHRKAINDLSLHPSGKLALTVGKDECLAMINLVRGRRSFYCRLGKEASLVDFNGSGDKFYLATEEKVTVHEAEDAKLVCEMENPKRVLCAEPGENGLLFTGGEDRGITAWDTNTGKVAYRIEDAHSTRVKGIVVLKSSSGDVDNEDPYLVASGSSDGVIRVWDVRMAVKDNKPNPLAEANTKSRLTCLAGSSLKSFKQPQVGKRVQKEKHDAAKDGK; encoded by the exons atgagTCTAATCGCCGGCTCCTACGAGAAATTCCTATGGGGCTTCAAGCTCAAACCCCAAAACACCGACCCTAAttccaaaaccctaaccctaatcccCCTCTTCTCCTACCCCTCCCACCTCTCCGCCATCACCTCCGTCGCCACCGCCGGCCCCGCCGCCGCCTCCGGAGGCTCCGACGACACCATCCAGCTCTACGACCTCTCCCACGCCACCTCCGTCGGCTCCCTCAACGACCACGCCGCCACCGTCACCTCCCTCTCCTTCTTCGCCCCTCCCAACCTCCCCGTCCCCCTCAACCTCGTCTCCGGCGACGCCGACGGCACCTTCTGCATCTACGAGGCCGACCCCTTCGTCCTCCTCAAGAGCCTCAAGCCGCACCGCAAGGCCATAAACGACTTGTCGTTGCACCCCTCCGGGAAGCTGGCTTTGACTGTGGGGAAAGATGAGTGCTTGGCGATGATTAACTTGGTGAGGGGGAGGAGGAGCTTTTATTGCAGGTTGGGGAAGGAGGCTAGCTTGGTGGACTTCAATGGGTCCGGGGATAAGTTCTATTTGGCTACTGAGGAGAAAGTGACTGTTCATGAGGCTGAGGATGCCAAATTGGTTTGCGAAATGGAGAATCCGAAAAGGGTTCTTTGTGCTGAGCCCGGCGAG AATGGACTTCTATTTACTGGTGGTGAGGATCGGGGTATTACAGCTTGGGACACAAACACTGGGAAGGTTGCATATCGCATTGAGGATGCACATTCGACCCGCGTTAAGGGGATTGTGGTGTTGAAAAGCAGTTCCGGTGATGTGGACAATGAGGATCCGTATCTTGTAGCATCTGGGTCGTCGGATGGGGTTATACGAGTTTGGGATGTTCGCATGGCTGTTAAGGATAATAAGCCAAATCCCTTAGCTGAGGCTAATACAAAATCAAGGCTTACTTGTCTGGCCGGATCATCTCTTAAAT CTTTCAAACAGCCACAGGTTGGAAAAAGAGTTCAGAAAGAAAAGCATGATGCAGCAAAAGATGGCAAATAA
- the LOC133729012 gene encoding uncharacterized protein LOC133729012 isoform X2 yields the protein MLFHYDGNVEEWMQFQWNDLVIYVSAVNQTKWWFAKRFLHRDIVDQYSRILLRDEDLGVDNFNPQRYVSIVRKEGLEISQPALDFFKTEVNYMEKLSKDEGIQKKLSKDILQYKAHIIKIFVEHRHNWISADLEF from the exons ATGCTTTTTCATTATGATGGTAACGTTGAGGAGTGGATGCAATTTCAATGGAATGATCTTGTCATTTATGTGTCTGCAgtcaatcaaacaaaatg GTGGTTCGCAAAGCGTTTCTTACATCGTGATATAGTTGATCAATATAGTCGCATTCTTCTACGGGATGAGGACCTTGGAGTTGACAATTTCAATCCTCAACG GTATGTGTCCATTGTTCGAAAGGAAGGGCTTGAAATATCACAACCGGcacttgattttttcaagacaGAGGTGAACTACATGGAGAAACTTTCAAAAGATGAGGGGATTCAGAAGAAACTCAGCAAGGATATTTTGCAATATAAAGCTCATATAATCAAGATATTTGTGGAACATAGGCACAATTGGATCTCTGCAGATTTAGAGTTTTAG
- the LOC133729226 gene encoding endoplasmic reticulum oxidoreductin-2-like, with amino-acid sequence MMVGEKSKGKRWGWVVGAVIALLVAVALSSAPKIALFGSSNKPCNCTQGANKYSGIVEDCCCDYETVDRLNKEVLHPSLQELVKTPFFRYFKVKLWCDCPFWPDDGMCRLRDCSVCECPDSEFPESFKKPNHGLPGDNPICQEGKPEAAVDRTLDRKAFRGWTEIDNPWTNDDETDNAEMTYVNLQLNPERYTGYTGPSARRIWDAVYAENCPKYPSEELCYEERILYKLISGLHSSISVHIASDYLLDETTQTWGQNLSLMYDRVLRYPDRVRNLYFTYLFVLRAVTKAADYLEHAEYDTGNHTEDLKTQSLTKQLLYNPKLQAACPIPFDEAKLWKGQSGPELKQKIQKQFRNISALMDCVGCEKCRLWGKLQVLGLGTALKILFSVDGQPNSHQNLQLQRNEVIALINLLNRLSQSVKFVHEMGPSAEIEAQGSAPTSPNCPLQRMWASLFNRPPPNCPLQRMWKSISDKPPPNCPLQRMWKSISDKPPPSCPLQRIWASING; translated from the exons ATGATGGTGGGGGAGAAGAGTAAAGGAAAGCGATGGGGTTGGGTGGTGGGAGCTGTGATcgctctgttggttgctgtggCTTTGAGCTCTGCACCCAAAATTGCTCTCTTTGGTTCCTCCAATAAGCCCTGTAATTGTACTCAG GGTGCCAATAAGTATAGTGGGATAGTGGAGGATTGTTGTTGTGATTATGAGACCGTGGACCGGCTTAACAAGGAAGTTCTGCACCCCTCGCTACAAGAGCTTGTTAAAACTCCCTTTTTTCGGTATTTCAAG GTTAAGTTATGGTGTGACTGCCCTTTCTGGCCTGATGATGGTATGTGCCGGCTGAGAGATTGCAGTGTATGTGAATGTCCAGATAGTGAATTCCCCGAATCGTTTAAGAAACCCAACCACGGCCTTCCTGGGGATAATCCTATCTGTCAAGAAGGAAAGCCTGAGGCTGCTGTTGACCGTACGCTAGATAGAAAAGCTTTCAGAGGCTGGACAGAAATAGACAATCCCTGGACAAATGATGATGAGACTGACAACG CTGAGATGACGTATGTGAATCTTCAACTAAATCCTGAGCGATACACTGGCTACACTGGTCCATCTGCTAGAAGGATATGGGATGCTGTCTATGCAGAGAACTGCCCCAAGT ATCCATCTGAAGAGTTATGCTATGAGGAAAGAATTCTGTACAAGTTGATATCTGGTCTTCATTCATCAATTTCAGTCCACATAGCGTCAGATTATTTACTTGATGAAACTACACAGACG TGGGGCCAAAATCTCTCATTGATGTATGATCGGGTCCTAAGATACCCTGATCGTGTCAGAAACTTGTACTTCACATATCTCTTCGTTCTTCGAGCTGTGACAAAG GCAGCAGATTACTTGGAACATGCTGAATATGACACCGGTAATCATACTGAAGATCTGAAGACACAATCCCTAACAAAACAGCTACTCTATAATCCCAAATTACAAGCTGCATGCCCAATCCCATTTGATGAAGCTAAATTGTGGAAAGGCCAGAGTGGTCCTGAACTGAAGCAGAAAATACAGAAACAGTTCAGAAACATTAG TGCATTGATGGATTGTGTAGGATGTGAGAAATGTCGGCTGTGGGGGAAGCTTCAGGTCCTTGGTCTTGGCACTGCACTTAAAATCCTCTTCTCTGTTGATGGTCAACCAAACTCCCATCAGAAT CTGCAGTTGCAACGGAATGAAGTGATTGCCTTGATAAACCTGCTCAATCGACTCTCACAATCCGTCAAGTTTGTTCATGAAATGGGACCTTCAGCTGAAATAGAAGCGCAGGGGTCTGCACCCACTTCCCCAAATTGCCCGTTGCAAAGGATGTGGGCATCATTGTTCAATAGACCTCCTCCAAATTGCCCGCTGCAGCGGATGTGGAAATCGATATCTGACAAGCCTCCTCCAAATTGCCCGCTGCAGCGGATGTGGAAATCAATATCTGACAAGCCTCCTCCAAGTTGCCCATTGCAGAGGATATGGGCATCAATAAACGGATAA
- the LOC133729227 gene encoding uncharacterized protein LOC133729227, protein MEKTQQEQNLGQEEEEEEEKEEEPSQQEEPEPEPEVEEAAPPSDEQPPSTQIDDPPVPAPPFDPSRMIGIIRRKSLIKELAAMYHAECLSYCQELLELQRKGDEPLIDLKPPEDLKKDAMRPPKRLKKNARH, encoded by the exons ATGGAAAAAACCCAACAAGAACAAAACTTgggtcaagaagaagaagaagaagaagaaaaagaagaagagccATCCCAACAAgaagaaccagaaccagaacCAGAAGTAGAAGAAGCAGCTCCTCCTTCTGATGAGCAACCACCCTCCACTCAAATCGATGATCCTCCTGTTCCTGCTCCCCCATTCGATCCCAGCCGaa TGATTGGCATTATTAGAAGGAAGTCCTTGATCAAAGAGTTAGCTGCTATGTACCATGCTGAGTGCCTTTCATACTGTCAAGAGCTTTTGGAGCTTCAACGGAAAGGGGATGAG CCACTTATTGACCTGAAACCTCCAGAGGATTTGAAGAAGGATGCAATGCGGCCCCCCAAGCGCCTAAAGAAGAACGCTAGACACTAA